The Saliniradius amylolyticus DNA segment GCCAAGAAGCTGATCGAGCGTATCCTGTTTCTGGAAGGCACCCCAGACATTAAGAGTCGCACCCCGGTGCGCATCGGTAAGGATGTAGAGGAAATGCTGCGTTTCGATCTGGAACTGGAATACGAGGTCGGCACCGCCCTGCGCGACGCCATCCAGTTATGTGAACAGGAGCGCGACTACCAAACCCGGGAAGTACTGGAAGAGTTACTGGCCGACACCGAGGAAGACCACGCCTACTGGCTGGAACAGCAGCTACGCCTGATTAAGACCATCGGCAAAGCCAACTACCTGCAATCGCAGATGTAGATAACAACGCCTTTCCGCCAGGGAAAGGAAACCACATTCCCAGACCCTGTGCGACAAGGAAGCCGCATAGGAGCCCCCACGGAGGGGTTCACGGCGAGTCTGAGAATGCGGTTCCTTTTGCCTACACTAATCTCTTATGCCATCAGCCAATAGGGATCCGCTTGGCTTCCGGCTCGGACTGCTCTACCTTAGGCGCCTTAATGGTCAACAAACCGTCCTTAAAGTTGGCGCTGATGTCCCCCTGCTGCACATTGCTGCCCAAATTAAAGCTCCGGGTCAGCTTGCCATAACTACGTTCCTGGCGAATAACCTTACCTTCGGCCTCTTCCTTATTCTCTTGGTGAGCCTGGGCTTCCAGCGTGAGCACCCCATCCTGAAGCTGGATGTTAATGTCCTCTTTCTTCACCCCGGGCAACTCGGCCACTATGGTGTAATGGTCTTTGTTGTCGTGAATATCCACCTTGGGGGTAAAAAAGCTGCTTCGATCACCGCCTAGGGTGCTGGGCGCAAAGAAGTTATCGAAGAAGCGATCAAAATCGATACTGTTTCTGGGTAGTAAGTTCATAGCCACCTCCTGATTGTTACTGCTATTGGGTTTCTGCCTTTTTGGCATTGATTAAAATATAGCCAGCAACATCGACTTCAAGAGGCTTTATACAAATAAACTGGATGATTTTTGAGCTACATCAACTTCCTTAACACGGGTATAAAAAAAGCGCCCGAAGGCGCTTTCTCAAAAGCTTTGAATCAGGGTTAGACCCGTTCAAACACCGTGGCAATGCCCTGGCCCAAGCCAATGCACATGGTGGCCAGCCCCACGGATTTATTCTCCGATTCCATCAGGTTTAACAGGGTGGTAGAGATGCGCGCGCCGGAACAACCCAGCGGATGACCCAGTGCAATGGCCCCTCCGTTCAGGTTTACCTTTTCATCATACACATCCAGCCAGCCCAGTTGTTTAATACAAGACAACGCCTGAGCGGCAAAGGCCTCGTTAAACTCGGCAATCTCAATATCGTCCATGGTCATGCCTGCGGCTTTCAGTGCCTTCTGGGTCGCAGGTACAGGACCATAACCCATGATCGCGGCATCGCAACCTGCCACGCCCATCGAGCGGATCTTAGCTCGCGGCGTTAAGCCCAGTGCTTTGGCCTTGTCGGCCGACATTACCAGCATTGCCGAGGCGCCATCGGAAATAGCCGAGGAAGTACCCGCAGTCACCGAACCATTCACTGGATCGAATACCGGACGCAGCCCCGCCAGTGTTTCGGTTGTGGTATCGGGACGAATGACCTCGTCCTGATCGATCATCTTCAGTACCCCATCGGCATCATGACCTTCGGTGGCGACGATTTCATTCCAGCGGCCTTCCTGAGCCGCCTTAGCGGCACGCTGGTGCGAGCGGGCACCGAACTGGTCCTGCATCTCACGACTAATACCGTTTTGGCGGCCCAGCAGCTCAGCCGTCATGCCCATATTGCCCGACGCCTTGGCCGTATACTTAGCCAAACCGGGGTGGAAATCTACGTTAAAGGTCATAGGTACGTGGCCCATATGCTCCACCCCGCCGATCATATAGACTTCGCCTTTACCGACCATGATCCCACAAGCCGCATCGTGCAGCGCCTGCATTGATGAGCCACACAGACGGTTCACCGTCACCGCTGACGTTGTGCGTGGAATTCCGGTCAGTAACTGGGCGTTACGGGCGATATTAAAGCCCTGCTCTTTGGTCTGCTGTACACAGCCCCAGATGATGTCATCGATCTCGGCCGGATCCAGTGCCTCATTGCGTTTCAGCAACTGAGTCATCAGATGCGCCGACAACGTTTCGGCGCGCACATTACGAAACATGCCACCTTTGGAGCGCCCCATGGGCGTACGAATGCAATCTACAATAACTACGTCTTTCATGAGTCTCTCCCGTTAGCTTGCGAAGTAAGATTTACCGGCGGCGGCCATTTCGCGTACGCCTTCTGTAACTTGATACATGGGCCCAAGGTGGGCGTATTTGTCAGCCAGTTTGACAAAGTTCTCCAGACCCAGAGTTTCAATGTAACGGAAGACACCGCCACGGAATGGTGGGAAGCCCAGACCGTATAACAGAGCCATGTCGGCTTCGGCAGCGGTTCCCACAATGTCTTCTTCAAGACAACGGATGGCTTCATTGGCCATCGGGATCATCAGACGCGCAATAATCTCGTCGGTATCGAACTCTTTCGTGTCGGCTCCAAGAAGTTGATAGGCCTCCTCAGCGGCTTCTTTGGTAGGCCGACCACGCTTGTCGGTACCGTAGTTATAAAAACCTTTACCGTTTTTCTGACCGAAGCGTTCGGCTTTATACATGCTTTGTACCGGATCGTTCGCAATTCTCGCCATGCGTTCTGGGAAGCCTTCTGCCATCACCTCAGCGGCATGGTCGGCCGTATCGATACCCACCACGTCCAACAGGTAGGCCGGTCCCATCGGCCAACCAAACACTTTCTCCATGACTTTATCGACGGCGGTAAAATCAGCACCGTCCAGCAGTAGCTTACTGAAGCCACCGAAATACGGGAACAGCACACGATTAACCAGGAAGCCAGCACAATCATTGACCACAATCGGCGTCTTGCCCATCTTCAGGGCATAAGCCACCACGGCATTAACTGTGTCATCGGAGGTTTTCTCACCACGAATGATTTCCACCAGCGGCATGCGGTGCACAGGGTTAAAAAAGTGCATACCACAGAAACGCTCAGGTTTATCCAGACTCTCAGCCAGCTGGTTAATAGAGATAGTGGAGGTGTTGGAGGTAATGATGGTGTCGTCACTCACTACTTGCTCGGTCTCTTTCAGTACCGAAGCCTTAACCTTGGGATTTTCCACCACGGCTTCCACCACGATGTCCGCATCCTTGATGGCGTTATAGTCCAGCGTCGGCAAGATATGATTTAACGTGGCAGCCATGGTCTTGGCATCAACCTTACCCTTCTCCATCCCTTTGTTCAGGATCTTAGCGGCCTCATTAAGCCCCAGATCCAAGGCATCCTGGTTGATGTCCTTCATAATGGTATGAGTGCCTTTCACGGCCGACTGATAGGCGATACCTCCACCCATAATACCCGCGCCCAGAACCGCGGCCTGCTTGATGTCTTTGCTGGCCGCTTTGGCCTGCTTCTTACCCTTACTCTTAACCAGTTGATCGGCCATAAAGATGCCAATCTGCGCGGTAGCAGCGTCCGTCAGCGCCAGTTTAACAAAGCCTTCATTTTCCAGCTTGAGCGCGCCGTCACGGTCCAAACCAGCGGCCTTTTGAACTGTTTCTACCATCAGGTGAGGCGCCGGATAGTGTTTGCCCGCTTTGGCGGCCACCATGGCCTGGGCGGTGGAGAAACTCATCATCGCTTCATTCTGATTCAGGGACAGTGGCGCATTTTTCTGCGCCCGACGTGCCTGCCAGTCCAGTTTTCCGTCGATAGCATCCTGCAACATAGCCAGAGCAGCATCTTTTAGTTTCTCAGGTGCGACAACGGCGTCGACGGCGCCCACATTTAATGCCGCTTGCGGCTTTTGGTCTTTACCCGTGGTCATCCACTCCAGCGCATTATCGGCACCGATAAGACGCGGCAGACGCACTGTGCCGCCGAAACCAGGCATCAAACCCAGTTTAACCTCTGGCAGACCAATACGTGCTGTTTCATCAGCCACACGCAGATCACAGGCCAGGGTCATTTCACATCCGCCGCCCAACGCGAAGCCGTTAACGGCCGCGATAGTGGGGAAAGGCAAGTCTTCGAAACGATCAAACACCCGGGAGGTCTTACCTACCCAGTCTAAGATCTTATCTTCAGGCTGTGAGAAAACATCGTTGAATTCGGTGATGTCGGCACCAACGATAAAGGCCCCCTTTTCCGAGCGCACCACTGCGCCCTTGACGCCATCGGCGCTCTCCAGCGCAGCACACAGCTCGTTCAACTCTGACACCGTTTGCTGATCAAATTTATTTACTGAGCCGCCGGCGTTAAAGACGACGTCTGCAATGCCGCCGTCCAGCAGGGAGGCGGACAGGCTTTTGCCTTCATATATCATGTTGTTCTCCTTCGGCTATCGCCAGGATGGATACAGAACACTCCTCTAAACCGCTTCGAATAAGAACGTGGAAACTCATCCGAGGAGTGAGACCTATTTAAGCTGAGTCAATTCTTGTAGATCAGATGTAAAATTTCAATACAAATTCAAACAATCGTTTAAAGTTTTTGTATGATTATTTTTAATGCGCTCGTATAAGGAAAACCCACAACCCACGCTTGCAACCACGGTACGATGCATTAAGGTAATATTCTGACCCCCTGATTCAGTATTCGTTGTATGGATCGCACCCGAGCTCTCACACTGCTGTTTACTGCAATGCTAAGCGTCTGCTGCGTCTCGGCCCAATCCGGCACGCTTGAGCAACAGCGGCAATGGTTTGAAGACGCTGAGCCCTGGGTGTATTACCCCAACAGCGACGAATTTCAGTCGCTTTATCACAAGCTTGAAGGATATCCGCTCAGGCCCTATCTGCAGCAACGGGCCTTAATGGCAAACCTGTCGCTGGATAAAACCGACGAGATCCAGCAGTTTCTGGCCCGCTTTGATAACACCCCCCTGGCCGACCCATTGCGGGAAAAATGGCTTTACTATCTGGCCAAACACGGACACAACCGTGCATTTCGCCGTTTTTATCGGGCTCTGGGGCAGACCGAACTGCAATGCCATTTCCTGCATTTCGTGGCGCAGAGCAGGGAAGCGCTGTCGCCGGACTGGTATCAGCAAGTGGATGAACTCTGGCTGCACGGCGAGTCCCAACCGGAGTCCTGCGACCCGGTGTTTAAACGCTGGCAACAGGATGGTCACCGCAGCGATACACTGGTCTATCAACGCTTAGTAATGGCCGCTGATGGCGGCGACCACACGCTTATTCCTTACTTGCGCTCCCTGTTGCCCAAGAGTTACTTCCCGCTAGCCGATGCATGGCAGCATACCCGTCGGGACCCAGCCCATGTCACCCGCCTCGACCACTTTCAGCGACTGCCGAGCGAGCAGGCCAGTGACATTATCACCTATGGGCACCGCCGCCTCATATGGCGTCAGCCCGATTTGGCCCTGCGCAGCTGGGCGCGTGCCCGCGAACGGTTTAACTTCAGTCCCGGGCAGCTGCGCGAGGTTTCGCGTAATTTTGCCTTGGCGCTGGCGGTAGAAAATCATCCGAAGGCCCGGTTTTGGCTGGAGCACGCCAACCGAGAGCAATATGACCCGGACGTATTCCGCTGGCACCTGACCGAAGTGCTACGTGACAATCATTGGCAGGAAGTGGTGAATGTAATCTCAACCGCGCCGCGACAGTTGGAGCAAGACTACTCCAGCCAGTATTGGCTTGGCCGCAGTCTGGAGCACCTGAATGACAAAAAAAGTGCGTTTGAACAGTTCGATACCCTATCCAGTGTGCGCCATTACTACGGTTTTATGGCCAGCGGCAAAATTGCCCGCTCTCCATCACTGGCCAACGTACCTCTGGCGGTCAGCGAGCAACAGGTCGCAATGATCGCCAGTCTCCCGGAAGCCGAGCGAGCCAGAGAGTGGCTGGAGCTGGAACGTTATACCGAAGCCCGTCGCGAATGGTGGTCATTGCAACAAAAGCTGACCCGGGAGCAGGCGCTCACTGCAGCAGTGTTAGCGGACCGCTGGGGTTGGCACGACCAGGCCATATTTGCCTTTTCCCGTTTAGGCTACCTGGACGATGTGCAACGACGCTTCCCACTAGCATATGAAGGCGAACTGGTTGCCAGTGCCACTAAATATCAGGTGGACCCGGCCTGGGCTTTTGCCATCGCTCGCAGGGAGAGCTCCTTTATGCCCGATGCCCACTCAGGGGCAGGGGCACGGGGCTTGATGCAATTGTTGCCCAGCACCGCCCGATACCTCGCGAAACAGCGGATATCGGGCCGCACCCTGTACGATCCAGTGAGTAATGCAGACTTTGGCGCTCGTTACCTTCGCTACTTAATGGACAAGATGCAGAACAACCCTGTGCTGGCTACGGCGGCGTATAACGCCGGCTGGAGTCGGGTAAAACAGTGGCTGCCCGAAGACGATGTGCCGCTGGACGTGTGGATCGAGACCATCCCCTATCGGGAAACCCGCAATTATGTCAAAGCCGTGCTGGCCTACCGGCAGATTTACAAACGGCGCCTGGGTCAGTCACAAAACCTGTTTCAGGATTTAAGCGAAATGCAAATCTCGGCCGATAAGCCTACTTTGTAACCCTGCTGCGGGATACTGAGCTTGCGCCCGGTAAGTTGTTCAAACGCTCAGTAACCGTCTTTATCGGGTGGATTTACCGGTCCAGTCTGGGCCGGTCATCGTCCTTATCCTCGGACTTGACCTCATAATCGCCTTCAAACACATCATTGTTCTGATGCTGGTCACGTCGCTGATAATGATAATGGGCCGAAAAGCCACCATTTTGAGCCTGATTGACCACATGCACCTGCATGTGCTTTAACACGGCCTTGGCAATAGTGGGCCGGATCATGGGCAACGTTAAGGCCAGACCAAAGATGTCGGTGACGAAGCCGGGAGTCACCAATAAAACACCCGCCACCACCAGCATCAGACCTTCAACCATTTCCTGGCCGGGTAGCTGACCCAACTGCATCTTCTGGCGCGCCTGAAGGGCGGTCATCATGCCCTGTTGCCGCACCAGATAGGCACCGACAATAGCACTCAGAATCACCAGCCCTACCGTATTCCAGCCCCCGATCTGCTCGCCCACTTCGATCAAGACGGCAATTTCGATGATCGGCATAATGGCGAACAATAAAAATAACTTACCCAAGATTTACTCCTGCGACGCATGAGGCCGTTAATAATCTAAAGTGTCACAGTTTGGGGTGAGTCATGGCATTTGCAAGTGTAACCATGTTACAAACTATGGCGAATCAACATGCTCATTGCCATATCTCACTGATGGTGAAAGCAAAACCATGTTATAGAGGTCTCTAGCCCATGTCTGATATTTGTGTTGTCCTGTGCACCTGTCCCGATAAAGACTCGGCTCGCCTTATTGCCGGTGAAGCGGTCAAGCAAGGCCATGCCGCCTGCGTTAATATCATCCCGGGACTGGAATCCCTGTACTTCTGGGACGGTGAGGTACAAAACGACAGCGAAGTTCAGATGGTACTGAAAACCAGTCGGACATCATTGGATGAGCTTTTTAAGCTTGTGATCAGCTTACACCCTTATGATGAACCAGAGTGGTTGATATTGGACGCTGCCGGTGGCAGTGACAGCTATTTGGAGTGGATAAAACGTTGTACTCAAAAATTCTAATGCGCATCAGCCTGTTATTACTGCTGACTGCCAGCTTGGCGGCTTATGGTCAGGCTGGTATTGATAAAATCCTTGGTCAACAACAGCAAGAATTTCTGCCGGTCGACCAGGCCTTCCAGTTCGACTTTGAGCAGCAGGGCGATCGTCTCACCGTCAGCTGGCAGATTGCCGAAGGCTATTACCTGTATAAGAAGCGCTTCGCCATCGCCGCCGATGGGGCTAAATTCGGTGAGCCTCAGTTTCCTCCGGCGGAAACGATTGAAGACGAGTATTTCGGTGTTTCCGAAGTGTTCTATCAAGCGGTAAGTCTGGATTACCCAATAAAACAGGCGGACGCCGAAGCACAAGTCAAGATTCGCTATCAGGGCTGTGCTGATGCGGGATTGTGCTACCCCCCCACCACCAAGACCCTGTATCTGGATGAAGTCACCGGTCTGGCGAATCAGAAAGGTCAGACCGGAGACAGTCCGGTATCCAGCCAGTTTGAGCTGGCTGACCTGTTGTCCGGCGATCAAAATCTGGCTTTGACGCTGGCCCTTTTTGTTGTCCTTGGCATTGGTCTCGCCTTTACTCCCTGCGTGTTTCCGATGTACCCCATATTGTCCGGTATCATTCTCGGCCAGGGTAAGGTGATGCGCAGTGCTAAAGCCTTTCAGCTCAGTTTTATCTATGTGCAGGGCATGGCCATTACCTACTCACTGCTGGGTTTAGTGGTGGCCTCGGCGGGAATGCAATTTCAGGCAGCCCTACAACACCCGGCCATACTCATTACTTTCACCACTCTCTTTGTGGCCCTGGGTCTGGCCATGTTCGGCAGCTGGAATTTACAATTGCCCGCAAGCTGGCAGGCCAAACTCTCTCAGTTAAGTCAGCGCCAGGAGGGCGGTAAGAGCTGGGGTGTCTTCGTAATGGGTGCCCTGTCCGGCCTGATCGCCTCGCCCTGCACCACCGCACCCCTTACCGGTATTTTACTGTTTGTGGCCCAAAGCGGTGATCTGGTATTGGGCTTCAGCGCTCTCTATGCCCTGAGTATGGGTATGGGTATTCCGCTAATACTGTTTGGTCTTACCGGTGGTAAATTACTGCCAAAAGCCGGAGCCTGGATGAATGTCATTAAGGTCAGCTTTGGCTTTATGATGCTGGCGGTGGCCATGATATTCATCGAACGGTTATGGGATAATCAATGGACCGCACTGGGCTGGTCCATTCTCGGTTTGACCGCCTTTAGCTACTGGCAGGTGATTAACCAAACCACCACAGCAACGTTCTGGAAGGGCGTGCGCAGCCTGCTAGTCTTCCTCGGCCTGTTTACCAGTGCCTTGTATGGATATCAGCAGCTCACCCAAACCCAGCTATCAGGCGGGCAACCGGATACATCCACCACACAGGCCAGTCATCCGGTGCAATTTGTGCCAGTGGAAAACCTTAGCGACTTTGAGCATAAACTGAAGGCGGCCAATGCCGACGGCAAGTCGGTGATGTTGGATCTCTATGCCGACTGGTGTGTCGCCTGCAAAGAGTTTGAAAAATACACCTTCCCTGACCCGAAGGTACAGCAAAGGCTTAGCAATACGGTATTGATGCAGATCGATCTGACCGACAACAGCCCCGAAAACATCCAGTTTCAGGAGCACTTTGCCGTGCTGGGTCTGCCCACCATATTGTTCTTCACCGCCGAGGGTCAGGAGGTCACCACCGGCCGGATCACCGGCTTCATGCGGGCCGAGCCCTTTGCCGAGCATCTGAGTCAGTTACCGCTGCAATAGCGGTAACGGCTTACTTTTTTTTCATACCCGGTTATCTTTGTCGATAACGTCGGTGATTAGACCAGTAATTTGCTGCGATTTTCCTCATTCTCTCTATAATGGTGGCTGATTTTCGGCGACTGGCTATTTTTTCACCATCATTGACTGGCATCAGCCAGAGAAGATGCTATAAATAGCCATTAAATTAGTTTTCCCTACAGATAGACGCTTTTTCGTGAATTTTTTACTATTAAATGGACCTAACCTGAATATGCTGGGACAACGAGAGCCCGGCATATACGGCCACAAAACGCTGGATCAGATTGTCACCGAGTTGCAACAGCAGGCGACTCGGGACGGTGTCAACCTGACGGCTAAACAGTCGAACGCCGAACACGAATTAATAGAGGCGATTCATCAGGCCGCAGGCCAGGTAGACCGCATCATATTCAATCCCGGAGCTTTTACTCATACCAGCGTAGCACTCAGAGACGCCCTGCTCAGTGTCGCTATTCCTTTTTATGAGGTGCACCTGTCCAACATCCATGCACGGG contains these protein-coding regions:
- a CDS encoding protein-disulfide reductase DsbD encodes the protein MRISLLLLLTASLAAYGQAGIDKILGQQQQEFLPVDQAFQFDFEQQGDRLTVSWQIAEGYYLYKKRFAIAADGAKFGEPQFPPAETIEDEYFGVSEVFYQAVSLDYPIKQADAEAQVKIRYQGCADAGLCYPPTTKTLYLDEVTGLANQKGQTGDSPVSSQFELADLLSGDQNLALTLALFVVLGIGLAFTPCVFPMYPILSGIILGQGKVMRSAKAFQLSFIYVQGMAITYSLLGLVVASAGMQFQAALQHPAILITFTTLFVALGLAMFGSWNLQLPASWQAKLSQLSQRQEGGKSWGVFVMGALSGLIASPCTTAPLTGILLFVAQSGDLVLGFSALYALSMGMGIPLILFGLTGGKLLPKAGAWMNVIKVSFGFMMLAVAMIFIERLWDNQWTALGWSILGLTAFSYWQVINQTTTATFWKGVRSLLVFLGLFTSALYGYQQLTQTQLSGGQPDTSTTQASHPVQFVPVENLSDFEHKLKAANADGKSVMLDLYADWCVACKEFEKYTFPDPKVQQRLSNTVLMQIDLTDNSPENIQFQEHFAVLGLPTILFFTAEGQEVTTGRITGFMRAEPFAEHLSQLPLQ
- the fadB gene encoding fatty acid oxidation complex subunit alpha FadB, which gives rise to MIYEGKSLSASLLDGGIADVVFNAGGSVNKFDQQTVSELNELCAALESADGVKGAVVRSEKGAFIVGADITEFNDVFSQPEDKILDWVGKTSRVFDRFEDLPFPTIAAVNGFALGGGCEMTLACDLRVADETARIGLPEVKLGLMPGFGGTVRLPRLIGADNALEWMTTGKDQKPQAALNVGAVDAVVAPEKLKDAALAMLQDAIDGKLDWQARRAQKNAPLSLNQNEAMMSFSTAQAMVAAKAGKHYPAPHLMVETVQKAAGLDRDGALKLENEGFVKLALTDAATAQIGIFMADQLVKSKGKKQAKAASKDIKQAAVLGAGIMGGGIAYQSAVKGTHTIMKDINQDALDLGLNEAAKILNKGMEKGKVDAKTMAATLNHILPTLDYNAIKDADIVVEAVVENPKVKASVLKETEQVVSDDTIITSNTSTISINQLAESLDKPERFCGMHFFNPVHRMPLVEIIRGEKTSDDTVNAVVAYALKMGKTPIVVNDCAGFLVNRVLFPYFGGFSKLLLDGADFTAVDKVMEKVFGWPMGPAYLLDVVGIDTADHAAEVMAEGFPERMARIANDPVQSMYKAERFGQKNGKGFYNYGTDKRGRPTKEAAEEAYQLLGADTKEFDTDEIIARLMIPMANEAIRCLEEDIVGTAAEADMALLYGLGFPPFRGGVFRYIETLGLENFVKLADKYAHLGPMYQVTEGVREMAAAGKSYFAS
- a CDS encoding FxsA family protein, coding for MGKLFLLFAIMPIIEIAVLIEVGEQIGGWNTVGLVILSAIVGAYLVRQQGMMTALQARQKMQLGQLPGQEMVEGLMLVVAGVLLVTPGFVTDIFGLALTLPMIRPTIAKAVLKHMQVHVVNQAQNGGFSAHYHYQRRDQHQNNDVFEGDYEVKSEDKDDDRPRLDR
- the aroQ gene encoding type II 3-dehydroquinate dehydratase, which produces MNFLLLNGPNLNMLGQREPGIYGHKTLDQIVTELQQQATRDGVNLTAKQSNAEHELIEAIHQAAGQVDRIIFNPGAFTHTSVALRDALLSVAIPFYEVHLSNIHAREPFRQHSYLSDIAQGVVCGFGAKGYSFALQAAIEDCQQPDN
- the bfr gene encoding bacterioferritin; the protein is MKGKQKIIDAMNGLLAAELAAMDQYFLHSEMYADWGLSKLFERISHEFDDEKGHAKKLIERILFLEGTPDIKSRTPVRIGKDVEEMLRFDLELEYEVGTALRDAIQLCEQERDYQTREVLEELLADTEEDHAYWLEQQLRLIKTIGKANYLQSQM
- the fadA gene encoding acetyl-CoA C-acyltransferase FadA — translated: MKDVVIVDCIRTPMGRSKGGMFRNVRAETLSAHLMTQLLKRNEALDPAEIDDIIWGCVQQTKEQGFNIARNAQLLTGIPRTTSAVTVNRLCGSSMQALHDAACGIMVGKGEVYMIGGVEHMGHVPMTFNVDFHPGLAKYTAKASGNMGMTAELLGRQNGISREMQDQFGARSHQRAAKAAQEGRWNEIVATEGHDADGVLKMIDQDEVIRPDTTTETLAGLRPVFDPVNGSVTAGTSSAISDGASAMLVMSADKAKALGLTPRAKIRSMGVAGCDAAIMGYGPVPATQKALKAAGMTMDDIEIAEFNEAFAAQALSCIKQLGWLDVYDEKVNLNGGAIALGHPLGCSGARISTTLLNLMESENKSVGLATMCIGLGQGIATVFERV
- the cutA gene encoding divalent-cation tolerance protein CutA is translated as MSDICVVLCTCPDKDSARLIAGEAVKQGHAACVNIIPGLESLYFWDGEVQNDSEVQMVLKTSRTSLDELFKLVISLHPYDEPEWLILDAAGGSDSYLEWIKRCTQKF
- a CDS encoding Hsp20/alpha crystallin family protein; its protein translation is MNLLPRNSIDFDRFFDNFFAPSTLGGDRSSFFTPKVDIHDNKDHYTIVAELPGVKKEDINIQLQDGVLTLEAQAHQENKEEAEGKVIRQERSYGKLTRSFNLGSNVQQGDISANFKDGLLTIKAPKVEQSEPEAKRIPIG
- a CDS encoding lytic transglycosylase domain-containing protein codes for the protein MDRTRALTLLFTAMLSVCCVSAQSGTLEQQRQWFEDAEPWVYYPNSDEFQSLYHKLEGYPLRPYLQQRALMANLSLDKTDEIQQFLARFDNTPLADPLREKWLYYLAKHGHNRAFRRFYRALGQTELQCHFLHFVAQSREALSPDWYQQVDELWLHGESQPESCDPVFKRWQQDGHRSDTLVYQRLVMAADGGDHTLIPYLRSLLPKSYFPLADAWQHTRRDPAHVTRLDHFQRLPSEQASDIITYGHRRLIWRQPDLALRSWARARERFNFSPGQLREVSRNFALALAVENHPKARFWLEHANREQYDPDVFRWHLTEVLRDNHWQEVVNVISTAPRQLEQDYSSQYWLGRSLEHLNDKKSAFEQFDTLSSVRHYYGFMASGKIARSPSLANVPLAVSEQQVAMIASLPEAERAREWLELERYTEARREWWSLQQKLTREQALTAAVLADRWGWHDQAIFAFSRLGYLDDVQRRFPLAYEGELVASATKYQVDPAWAFAIARRESSFMPDAHSGAGARGLMQLLPSTARYLAKQRISGRTLYDPVSNADFGARYLRYLMDKMQNNPVLATAAYNAGWSRVKQWLPEDDVPLDVWIETIPYRETRNYVKAVLAYRQIYKRRLGQSQNLFQDLSEMQISADKPTL